A stretch of DNA from Phalacrocorax carbo chromosome 16, bPhaCar2.1, whole genome shotgun sequence:
GAGGAAGGCTGTGTCCTCCCTCCTTGTAGGGGGGCTCCAGGGCtgaggggaggtgggagaggggagCCCAGCCATGCCCCCAGAGCGACTGCTCTGGCTAACGGTGCCATGTGTACTCGGCCCCTCCATCGGCCAAGATGGAGGGCATCTCCCACAAAAGCAGGCTCCATTGTGCTTTGTTAGACCACTACGGAAGCACACTGCATATTCCTGACAAGTGTCTCATTCCTGGGGATTTTGCACGCAGCCTCTCCcagtttgtgctggaaacagcaccGGAGAAGAGAATTCACCTACTGGGGCCCCGTGTGCACCCGCAGCAACTGCAGCAATGTACTTGAGAAGCCATTTACATTTCCGTGTGATGACCCAGTTCAGGGTGGTTTTGCCTCTGGAttttcccactgctgctgcctctgggtgGGTGGTGGCAGCTCCAGaccctgctgctgtgcttggTTTTAAGGCCGCCACGGTTGCTCCACGCTGACAACCCCAGCCTTGAGTGCTTGGGCTCTTTATGGTGCTTTCCTGCATGTTACGAAATGCTGGGCACTCTGCACACTGGTTTCTTCCTGCCTGTCTGAAAATACTGTAGTGTGCTTCATGGTCCTGTATGTTTTACTGAAAGCTTTGAAGAATAAACTGTTGCAAAGGGGTTTTTGCTGCTTTAGAAAGTCTGATCCACTGGGGGCAGGGCACATGTCAGTTCAGCAGCAGGAGCGAATGTGGTGGGGATGCTCCAGGGGTTTTCAGTGCACACGTTGGAGTGAATTCCAGCCCAGCTTCCAGCAGAGTTGACTCTTCCCTCACCTTATTGAAACAGCCCTGGCCAGCAATCACTGAGCTTCTCGGCACCAGCATTGGGTTTGAACTGAGAGGGAAAGGGGCAGCTTGTATTTAGAAGGAGACAATAATTGCAAGTCAGATTTGCTTGTTCAATACTCTATTGACAGATTTGCCTTGGCAACCTGGAACAGGGTTTCATTGTGTGCATCTTACCTCATGGCATCCTATCGATCGGGTgggtgggttgggtttttttgtggggtttgggttgtttttttttctttttcaagcctACCTACTCatcctttttcttgtctttccccGGCAGTGTTGACCTCAGCAAGGGCTATATTGTCATCCGGTTTTCAGACTGGCCAGAATTTCAAATGCAAGCCAGAGCTGACAAAAGAAGAAGGGCAAATCCACGAGCCCAGCTGGCCAAGGCTGCAGGCGGCCAGGTAGGAATGAATGGGGCTGgtgccctccccctccctccaagGACACCATCATGCAAGGGAGTTGCAAAGTCCGTGCCTGGCCGCCAGCAAGAGTGGCCTTGAAGGAAATGCTGTAACTAATCATGAATTAACTTTCTGTTATTATTTGGTGTTTAGCCTAGTGTGTTCTCGGCCTGTTTGGGCTCCAGGAGGAACAGTTGGCCCTGCCGAGGCAGACGGGAAGAAAAGCTGAGCACCCAAACCGCAGCCTTGGAGTGTTCATGGTAGAATTGGAGGGTTACAGCTGAAAAAGAATTGCTGGTTTGAATTGCTAATAATGATACAGACTAATGAGCAACATCAGAAATGATGGCATGTGTAATCAGTGCTGCTTGATAGCGAACGTACAGTGGGTCTGCAGGAGCTACTGGTGTAAGAGGTGAGGGGAAGCGGTGCATCTTGGGTTTTGGAGGGGCAGAAGCCAACCCAAGTGAGGCACTGCCACAGGGCTGGCTCCATCTCTGGGGTAAGAACTTtataaataatgataaaagagtAAACCTGGACAGACATCAGCTCCAGGTAGTGAGAGGGAACATGGCCAGTGAGTATTTGAGGGGAAATTGCCTTGGTACGCTTCCTAGCACCTGCAGGAAGCCCATCTGTCTCTGGCTGTTAGAGGTTTTGTCTTACAGctgcaccccagcagcccccactCGGGATCAGGCCCTCGCTGAGCTGCCCACTGCCCCAGCACATGGGGGTGGCTGGAGCCCTCGCACTCGATCTGCCCATCTGCCCGCTCCTCGCACCTCCACCGGGGACAGAGTCCTCCTGTGCAAAGGAGCAATCTCTGCCAATGAAGAGGAATCTGAATTTTTGCACAGGTATGTGGCAGGGGGAAAGAATAGCCACAGGATGTGCACAAGGATCTGCACCTCGTACCTGCCTTATGAACAGgcaaatcagaaacaaaacatgGTAATAAACAACTGCTGTCTTGGCTTTAAAAGGCAGTGGTTGGCTCTTGTTTCTTTTGGTtggaaaccttttttcttttctcatcccTGTGATATGCCCCAACCAGTCAAGAAGAGGCAGCGGTTGGAAACGTTTCCTGCTTTCCTTATTTAGGATATTTTATGTAGTTCAAATAAGGTGTCCTCTTTCGAACTGACAAAGGGAAAGATGTATCAGTTCACGAACTGCTGCTATCTGAGCAAGGTAAGAGAGACAAAATCACCACCATTACAATCATTACTGCGAATCATGTGCAATCAGCCTGGTAACAGAAAGCAGATGAACATCCTGCAGGAAACCTACAGGACAGGAGCTGGTGCTGAGCTGTGGGAGCCACGAGCCAGGCAAtgattaaaatgcttttaataatggttttcagtgttgctttcactttttttatatatattgtatTTCATCAATGGCCTTTCACACTGCTCCCGAGGCAAGTTCTACAGCGATCCCAGGGATATCTGgttatacatttaaaaatatacttttttatttttatatatatatatatatgcagccagccagcccctgcTGTCCTTATCACCCCTTCCCGGCTGTGTCCTGGGAAGAGCCAAGCCttcccagctgggctgggcccGGAGCCGCCGTGGCTCCGCGGGCTGGATGCGCTCTGCAGCTTGCCCAGATTGGAGGGGAATTGCACCAAATCGCGCTCGTCCCTGGGCATTTAGTTTTATTGCAAGCATTAGTGGTTTGTGCTCGGCTTGTCTCCTTTGGCAACAGGAGAAGCTTGAAATGTCAAAGGGGAGGGTTAACAAACTCTGCTGGCATAAATTTCAATGAATGTATGTTTCTTAGGAAAACcgctaagttaaaaaaaaaaaaatttaaatcttccTGTCTGTGCTTTCTTTCGGCTGCTGTTCACAATGGATAATAATTCTTACATTAAGCCCCTTCGGCCCTCCAGGGAAATCAAAATTGTAATAtcagtttgctttttattggCCGGCTCTACGATCGCGGCGGCTGCGTCTTTGTTATGGTCTCTGGCACGGTGACATTCAGCCGGTGCCCCCCGCAACCTCCGGGCCCAGGAAGGGTCTCTGAAGGGGCAGGCTGCGGCCGGCCAGGGCAACAACGACCGGGCGAGGCCGCGGGGATGCCGTGGGCTGGGGCGGGACCGGCCCCGGGGCGCGTAGGAACAGGGAGCATCCTCAGGGGATGGGGTGCTGCTGGCCAAGCCCCCGGCAGCGTGAGCCGCTCCGGGCCCCGGTGCCGCTCGGGCTcagccccgccgctcccgccccccGGTGAAAGTTGCCGGGAGCCCCGCAGGCAGCCGCGGCTCAcgggggtcccggccccgcggggagcAGCCGCCCCGTCCGTGGGCCGGCGGGATGCCGCGGCCCGGCAGAGCccgggcgggggctgcggggcgggcgcTGCCGCTCCGGGACGCCCGACTCAGGGGTGGCCTGGCTGTGCCCCGGGCGCGGTGGctccggcccggccccggccccggtcccggtcccgctCCGCGGCGCCCCGCGCGTCCCCCTTCCCTGGCGGCGGCTCGGGGGGCACAGCCGGCTCCTGCGGGGACCGAGCCCGGCCAGCCCCGGGAGCCGAGGCCCCGGGAGGGTCTGCCATCTCTACGCGGCGCCAGTCCCGACCGGCAGCGCCTTCCCGGGAATAGCCCCACGCGCGTCCGCGTCCCCGTGTCGTCCCGCCCCGTGGGACGCGGCtccggtggcggcggcggggaaggCCCGGAGCTGCCCGCCCCCACGTGGGGCGTGGAAccgccgcagccccgcaccgGGAGGGTGCTCGGCGGCGGGCACAGCTGGTCCCGCTCCACCTGCCCGGGGGAAGGTCGGTTTTCTTTCCGGCACCGCCACGTTTCccggagcagagcagagaggagctgaCGGTCCCAGATGGCAACCCGCGGGGTTTCGCGGACACGCGTGGGCCTCAGCGTGCTCCCCTTAATCCGCTGCAACGAGAAGCGAGGGCGCGGAGCCGCCCGCCCCAGGCTCTGCGCGGCTGCCCCGCACGGGTCCCGCACGCTGCCGCCGTTTGCGGCTTCCGGTACCGGGCGAGGGAAACTCGCCGCCACCTGCCCCGGGCCCGCTCCCGCAAGGCTCCGGCCATCTTGCAACACCGGGCGGGGGGTCCCGCTGCTGGGTGTCGCCGGGCCGGACTCCCCGTGACCGCAGGGACCCGCCGACCAGACGCAGCGCCGGGCCCGGGAGCGGGGCGAGGGTTCCTCTGGGCcaggccgggcccggggccgctcCCACGCACCCGGCTCCTGCTGCGGGACGGGCCCCACGACAGGAGCAGGCGGTGGCAGCGGGTCCGGACCGTGCGGGGAGTGGCCGCCCCGCTCCCTGGGCCCATGGCAGCCCGCGACGTGGCGCGGCGTGGAGCCCTCCCGGGGGGTTCGTCCTCCACGCCGGGACCCCACCGGCACCCCGTGGACCCTCCCACGCTCCCCCCCGCGCATCCTCCAGTCGGACTCCCCCCCGCCGCGCCtgacacgcacacacacacacacacacacacacgctggTGGCGCGGGTCGCGCACCTGCCCCGCGGGCtctgccgccccccgccggccgcggggTCCGTGGGGGCCATGCTGAGTCacgcgtggggcggggggctgggctgcccgcgccttccccccctcctcaGCCCCGCGCAGCTCctgcccggcccccgcccgccccctccccgcctcgcTCCCCGGCAGGTCTGCGCCAATCCCCCGGCCTCGCCGTTGACGGGCAGCCGGGCCCGGGAGGCGCCGCCTCCCTGACGTTTCGCTCCGGGATTTGCACGGGTTGCggtgccgcggcggccggggcTCAGTGTCTGTCGGGTCGGCGGCGGGAGCTGCCGGAGCCCAGCTCGGCTGCAGCGGCGGCCGCGgacgcccggcccggcccggcccctcccggcTGCAGCATGGAGCTGCCGGCGGTGGGGGAGCACGTCTTCGCGGTGGAGAGCATCGAGAAGAAGCGGATCCGAAAGGTGaggagggcggggggcggcgggggggcggccgggaGGGCGGTGGGTCCAGCTGACGCCGTGTCTTTGCCTCCCGCGCTCCGCAGGGCAGAGTCGAGTACCTGGTGAAATGGAGGGGATGGTCGCCCAAGTGAGTACCCAgcggggacggggatggggacggggatggggcaggggcgGCCCGGCGGTAGCGGCGGGGCTCCGCCGCGCTCGGCGCCCCGGGAAAGGGCCCCGGTCAGGGCGGGCGGGAGGCGAGAAGCGGCTGCCGGGGCCCGGTGGTGGCGGCGGGAGCTGAGCGAGGCGGGCAGGCGGCGGCTGATGTGCACCAGAAAATGGctccttccccctttccctcctcGGGAGCCGGGCTCCATATTGCAGAACCgagcgggggggggtgggttggggggggaaggggagggatggggggggggcgAAGGGGGGGGAAGAACCGCAAAAATAACCCGCGTCGCCCCGCAGCCCGCGGTCCCCCAGAGCCGCCCGCGGAGGCGGAGGCACCGGCCGCGGAGCGAGGGCGGCCGCTGCGGGTTGCGGAGTATTTGGGGTTTGCATGACAGtaccggcggggggggggggtgggggtccgcGCCGCTGCTCCGGACTCGGCGCTCGGGTCCCCTCCTCCGCGCCGCGACCGCTTTCCTGGGTCCGGGAAGGGAGATTTGGAAAATTTCATCATGACATGCCTAGAATTCCTCCGGAATAATAACTGCGCTAAATAAACAGTTccgtccctgtgcccccccccccgccgccacccccACCGCCCGcccatccccctcccccgggaCCCGAGCCCTGGACGCCCACACCCAGGCGGTCCCGGTGCgccgggctggcggcggggcgccCCTGCCCGGGACCCCGGCCCCCTCCCGGCGGGGCCCCGCGGCTGACGGCCGCTCTCCTTCCCTCTCGCAAGATATAACACGTGGGAGCCGGAGGAGAACATCCTGGACCCCCGGCTGCTCATCGCCTTCCAGAACAGgtgagcggcggcggggggggtgggggtccgggaggggcggcggcacccccgccccgcgcccgcttCGGCAATTGCAGATGCGTCACGGAgccgggggccgcggcgggggcgggacGGGACCGGGAGCGGGACCGGGCTCGGgggcgcggccccggcggggcgggcggcgcggggccgccgggcgACGCCTCCGGTTCAAGGTCCCCCGCGCCGAGCTCCCCCCACGCCGCGCCTTGCGCTCCTGCCTGCCCGGGGATTTGATGCCTGCGAGTGGAGGAGgcggcgctgctgctgctgctgcgcttggacgggctttttttttttttctgccttttttttttctttccgtGCATTTATTTCCTGTAGTATTTTGGCGCAAACTGTAAACTTCAGCCCCTCGCTGCAGCAGGGGGAGGCGGGAGTGGGTAAGTCACCGCACCAGGCGCCTGCTGCCTCAGTGGGTCAGCCGTGCCTCTGTCCCACCGCCTCTTGCAGGaccccagcctgcagctctgcacctGCGGGGCCCCAGCTCTCCTCCCACCACCCGTTCGTACCACTTCGCTGCACCCATGTAGGGTTATTAGCACTGGAGGAGCCGCCATGCATGGGGCATGGGGAGGGATGTGCCCCAGGGGTCTGAGTGCCACTGCTCGGGCCAAGCCATGACTCTCTGTTCCTGCAGGGAGCGGCAGGAGCAGCTGATGGGATACCGCAAGCGGGGGCCCAAGCCAAAGCCGCTGGTCGTGCAGGTAAGTGCAGGAAAGCCCAGCCCCGCACCTCTCGGGCAGCCTGTCTGCAGCgtggccctgtccccagggagctgctttcAGCAGGTTTCATCATGCTGAGGAGCTGTGCGCACAGCCCAGGCACTTTGCAAtgccccggggacccccaggccccagcactgagctcaTTGGGCGGTCCcagccccccttcccctccgGGCTGTAGGGCAGACCCGCTGCACCCACGGCCACGCAGCATTAGCAGGCTGCTTGcaagctcagcagcagcagttctgctTGGCCCCTGTTCCCAGACAGCTGATTGAAGggtgcttttcttcttttcattgctTCATTAATCTGGAGCAATGCACAGCCTGTAAGTTGGAGTGGGCTGGGGCCGCCTGCTTGAGGACGCGGCACCCCGTGATGCAGCGTCCCACAACgagagctgctggaggggcgGGGGTTTCACTGGAGCCTTTGGCACCTGCCAGTGCACCAGTGCATCATTCTCTGGCCCCAGCTGATTGCGGCCCCTGGTTTTGTGTTGCAGCTTCCCTCCTTCGCCCGCCGCTCGAACATCCTCACGGGGCTGCAGGACCCTGCTGTGGACAACAGGCCAAAGCTGGATCTTGGCTCCTCTGGCAAGAGCCAGCAGCACCAATATGAACTCAACAGCAAGAAGCATCACCAGTACCAGCCTAACGGCAAGGAAAGTGGCATGAAGCACCAGTCCCACAGCAAAGGGAAGTATTACTACCAGTTGAACAGCAAGAAGCATCACCACTACCAGCCGGACCCCAAGATGTATGAGCCCCATTACCAGCCCAGCAGCAAGGAGCCacagagccagggctgcttggacAGTAACAAGAGCCCCCTGGTTGCCCACCCAGACAAGTGGGCTCATAGCCCGTCCAAAAACCTGCTGGGCCCTGTCAAGAACcttgctgcagagagcaagaacGGGGCCGAGAAGAACCTATCCAGTGGTACCGGGCCTCCCCCCAGGGACAGGGTGACCAGCAATGGCCTTGGGGGCAAGATGAAGATCGTcaagaacaaaaacaagaaCGGGCGCATTGTGATCGTCATGAGCAAGTACATGGAGAACGGGATGCAGGCGGTCAAGATCAAGTCTGGGGAGCCGCCCCGGAAGCGggctgcagaggagaggacTCCTAagaagggtggggaggagaagctggaggctTGGAGGAAGACGGGGGAGGAGAGGGTGGTGGGCAGCAACACCCTGAGCAAAGCAGAGGGCGAGGGCCGGCAGCCCCCCACGGAGCTTGAGGAAAGTCCCCAAAAGACTCCCCTGGCCAAGGAGCTGTCCCTTCCCCCTGCggagcagcccctgcagctCACCACCAAGCCGGACCTCGTGCCCTGGTCCCTGAGTCCCGTCTGCGAGCACAGCCCTTCATCCATGGGACTGAACCTCTCTAGCCCTGGCTCTCGGAAGCGCTGCCTGTCAGAGCCGCACACGGAGTGGGAGCCAGGCAAGAAGCGCCTGACCTCCCGGAGCATCAGTGCCCCCACCTGCCtcagccccccggcccctgagCGGCCGGAGCCACCCGCTCCCGCCCAGCCGGAGGTCATCCTGCTGGACTCAGACCTGGATGAGCCCATAGACTTGCGCTGCGTGAAACCACGGGCGGAGGGCGAGCTGGCCCTGGCGCAGGTGAAGCCAGAGGTGCCACCGGTGCCAGCTGAGAAGCCAGCTGCGGAGCCTCCGCAACCCCAGGAGGCTgcggaggaagaggaggaggaggaggccgaGTCCCTGCAGGAATTCAAGCCCTTCTTTGGGAATATAATTATCACAGACGTGACCGCAAACTGCCTGACCGTGACCTTCAAGGAGTACG
This window harbors:
- the CBX4 gene encoding E3 SUMO-protein ligase CBX4; the protein is MELPAVGEHVFAVESIEKKRIRKGRVEYLVKWRGWSPKYNTWEPEENILDPRLLIAFQNRERQEQLMGYRKRGPKPKPLVVQLPSFARRSNILTGLQDPAVDNRPKLDLGSSGKSQQHQYELNSKKHHQYQPNGKESGMKHQSHSKGKYYYQLNSKKHHHYQPDPKMYEPHYQPSSKEPQSQGCLDSNKSPLVAHPDKWAHSPSKNLLGPVKNLAAESKNGAEKNLSSGTGPPPRDRVTSNGLGGKMKIVKNKNKNGRIVIVMSKYMENGMQAVKIKSGEPPRKRAAEERTPKKGGEEKLEAWRKTGEERVVGSNTLSKAEGEGRQPPTELEESPQKTPLAKELSLPPAEQPLQLTTKPDLVPWSLSPVCEHSPSSMGLNLSSPGSRKRCLSEPHTEWEPGKKRLTSRSISAPTCLSPPAPERPEPPAPAQPEVILLDSDLDEPIDLRCVKPRAEGELALAQVKPEVPPVPAEKPAAEPPQPQEAAEEEEEEEAESLQEFKPFFGNIIITDVTANCLTVTFKEYVTV